In Xyrauchen texanus isolate HMW12.3.18 chromosome 27, RBS_HiC_50CHRs, whole genome shotgun sequence, one genomic interval encodes:
- the LOC127621415 gene encoding zinc finger protein 366-like isoform X1, translated as MIRATRTCNFQVSPSSPEEPTNFKMDSKDSYGKRADDCATRTVDLSLLPYPFPQPVLPQPHRYAPDMIDLNRLRLHRVIGQYDGIQVKQETVKPLPLWPASPRLLVHSPSPYFSPFHPSLVPFPFLLPGSVAHFSRNPFYQSQALRYHRRRGQEGSKYALTSAEKLGLNVHVDDSYYVDVGGGQKRWKCRMCEKSYTSKYNLITHILGHSGIKPHGCTLCGKLFKQLSHLHTHMLTHQGARPHKCQVCHKAFTQTSHLKRHMMQHSDVKPYSCSVCARGFAYPSELRAHELKHERGQENVCVECGLDFPTLAQLKRHLTVHRGPVQYDCSECGKSFQYPSQLQNHMMKHKDIRPFICSECGMEFVQSHHLKQHTLTHKGVKEHKCRICGREFTLLANMKRHALIHTNIRAYQCHLCYKSFVQKQTLKAHMIVHSEIKPYKCKLCGKEFNRMHNLMGHMHLHSDSKPFKCLYCASKFTLKGNLTRHMKVKHGIMDQGLDARVFRRHRRLCLSAPLRILSRIRQEEPFDLSQKPHGQLRLSQSDGESVRGGSSSREEDEDSLYRMSQYSPDVYNPALEARKADDEDDGEDDEAHEEKKCYVDKEEHQSRSYCESQQSSVSDAELDTH; from the exons ATGATCCGAGCAACCCGAACGTGTAACTTCCAGGTCTCTCCGAGTTCTCCCGAGGAACCAACAAACTTCAAGATGGATTCAAAAGACAGTTACGGCAAGCGGGCAGATGATTGCGCCACCAGAACCGTTGACCTCTCTCTCCTTCCGTACCCTTTCCCTCAACCTGTCCTGCCTCAACCCCACCGCTACGCCCCTGACATGATCGACCTCAACAGACTGCGACTGCATCGTGTTATCGGCCAGTATGATGGCATACAGGTCAAACAGGAGACAGTGAAGCCACTGCCGCTGTGGCCCGCTTCCCCTCGCTTGCTCGTGCACTCCCCATCGCCATACTTTTCCCCGTTCCATCCTAGTTTGGTCCCGTTCCCTTTCCTCCTGCCCGGCTCCGTCGCCCACTTCTCCCGGAACCCTTTCTACCAGAGCCAGGCGTTGAGGTACCATCGTCGCAGAGGTCAAGAGGGCAGCAAATACGCTCTGACCAGTGCTGAGAAACTAGGTTTGAACGTCCACGTAGACGACAGCTACTACGTCGACGTAGGTGGCGGTCAAAAGCGCTGGAAGTGCCGCATGTGCGAAAAGTCGTACACCTCCAAATACAACCTCATTACACACATCCTGGGGCACAGCGGCATCAAACCGCACGGCTGCACCCTCTGCGGGAAGCTCTTCAAACAGCTGAGCCACCTGCACACGCACATGCTCACTCATCAGGGCGCGCGGCCGCACAAATGCCAGGTGTGTCATAAAGCCTTCACGCAGACCAGCCACCTGAAGAGACACATGATGCAGCACAGCGACGTCAAACCGTACAGCTGCAGCGTCTGCGCACGTGGCTTCGCGTACCCCAGCGAGCTGCGCGCCCACGAGCTGAAGCACGAGCGAGGTCAGGAGAACGTCTGCGTGGAATGCGGACTGGACTTCCCGACGCTGGCTCAGCTGAAACGGCACCTGACGGTGCACCGCGGGCCGGTCCAGTACGACTGCAGCGAGTGCGGGAAGAGCTTCCAGTATCCGAGCCAGCTGCAGAATCACATGATGAAACACAAGGACATTCGGCCGTTCATCTGCAGTGAGTGCGGGATGGAGTTTGTCCAATCACATCATCTCAAGcagcacacactgacacacaag GGAGTGAAGGAGCACAAGTGTCGCATCTGCGGCCGTGAGTTTACGCTGCTCGCCAACATGAAACGCCACGCTCTGATTCACACCAACATCCGGGCGTATCAGTGCCACCTGTGCTACAAGAGCTTTGTCCAGAAACAAACGCTCAAGGCTCATATGATCGTCCACTCGGAAATCAAACCCTACAAATGCAAG CTGTGTGGAAAGGAGTTTAACAGAATGCATAATCTCATGGGCCACATGCACTTGCATTCTGACAGCAAACCCTTCAAATGTCTTTACTGCGCCAGCAAGTTCACTCTGAAGGGGAATCTGACCCGCCACATGAAGGTCAAACACGGGATCATGGATCAAGGACTGGACGCCCGAG TGTTCAGGCGTCACAGGCGGTTGTGTCTCTCGGCCCCGCTGCGGATTCTGTCCCGCATCCGTCAGGAAGAGCCCTTTGATCTGTCGCAGAAGCCCCACGGGCAGCTTCGACTTTCTCAATCTGATGGCGAGAGTGTCCGCGGCGGGAGCTCCAGTCGAGAGGAAGACGAGGACAGTCTGTACAGAATGAGCCAGTACAGTCCTGATGTCTACAACCCAGCGCTGGAGGCCAGAAAGGCTGATGATGAAGATGACGGGGAGGACGATGAGGCCCATGAGGAGAAGAAATGTTACGTTGACAAAGAGGAGCATCAGAGCAGAAGTTACTGTGAGAGTCAACAGAGCTCCGTCTCTGATGCAGAACTCgacacacactga
- the LOC127621415 gene encoding zinc finger protein 366-like isoform X3, whose product MIRATRTCNFQVSPSSPEEPTNFKMDSKDSYGKRADDCATRTVDLSLLPYPFPQPVLPQPHRYAPDMIDLNRLRLHRVIGQYDGIQVKQETVKPLPLWPASPRLLVHSPSPYFSPFHPSLVPFPFLLPGSVAHFSRNPFYQSQALRYHRRRGQEGSKYALTSAEKLGLNVHVDDSYYVDVGGGQKRWKCRMCEKSYTSKYNLITHILGHSGIKPHGCTLCGKLFKQLSHLHTHMLTHQGARPHKCQVCHKAFTQTSHLKRHMMQHSDVKPYSCSVCARGFAYPSELRAHELKHERGQENVCVECGLDFPTLAQLKRHLTVHRGPVQYDCSECGKSFQYPSQLQNHMMKHKDIRPFICSECGMEFVQSHHLKQHTLTHKGVKEHKCRICGREFTLLANMKRHALIHTNIRAYQCHLCYKSFVQKQTLKAHMIVHSEIKPYKCKLCGKEFNRMHNLMGHMHLHSDSKPFKCLYCASKFTLKGNLTRHMKVKHGIMDQGLDARGVTGGCVSRPRCGFCPASVRKSPLICRRSPTGSFDFLNLMARVSAAGAPVERKTRTVCTE is encoded by the exons ATGATCCGAGCAACCCGAACGTGTAACTTCCAGGTCTCTCCGAGTTCTCCCGAGGAACCAACAAACTTCAAGATGGATTCAAAAGACAGTTACGGCAAGCGGGCAGATGATTGCGCCACCAGAACCGTTGACCTCTCTCTCCTTCCGTACCCTTTCCCTCAACCTGTCCTGCCTCAACCCCACCGCTACGCCCCTGACATGATCGACCTCAACAGACTGCGACTGCATCGTGTTATCGGCCAGTATGATGGCATACAGGTCAAACAGGAGACAGTGAAGCCACTGCCGCTGTGGCCCGCTTCCCCTCGCTTGCTCGTGCACTCCCCATCGCCATACTTTTCCCCGTTCCATCCTAGTTTGGTCCCGTTCCCTTTCCTCCTGCCCGGCTCCGTCGCCCACTTCTCCCGGAACCCTTTCTACCAGAGCCAGGCGTTGAGGTACCATCGTCGCAGAGGTCAAGAGGGCAGCAAATACGCTCTGACCAGTGCTGAGAAACTAGGTTTGAACGTCCACGTAGACGACAGCTACTACGTCGACGTAGGTGGCGGTCAAAAGCGCTGGAAGTGCCGCATGTGCGAAAAGTCGTACACCTCCAAATACAACCTCATTACACACATCCTGGGGCACAGCGGCATCAAACCGCACGGCTGCACCCTCTGCGGGAAGCTCTTCAAACAGCTGAGCCACCTGCACACGCACATGCTCACTCATCAGGGCGCGCGGCCGCACAAATGCCAGGTGTGTCATAAAGCCTTCACGCAGACCAGCCACCTGAAGAGACACATGATGCAGCACAGCGACGTCAAACCGTACAGCTGCAGCGTCTGCGCACGTGGCTTCGCGTACCCCAGCGAGCTGCGCGCCCACGAGCTGAAGCACGAGCGAGGTCAGGAGAACGTCTGCGTGGAATGCGGACTGGACTTCCCGACGCTGGCTCAGCTGAAACGGCACCTGACGGTGCACCGCGGGCCGGTCCAGTACGACTGCAGCGAGTGCGGGAAGAGCTTCCAGTATCCGAGCCAGCTGCAGAATCACATGATGAAACACAAGGACATTCGGCCGTTCATCTGCAGTGAGTGCGGGATGGAGTTTGTCCAATCACATCATCTCAAGcagcacacactgacacacaag GGAGTGAAGGAGCACAAGTGTCGCATCTGCGGCCGTGAGTTTACGCTGCTCGCCAACATGAAACGCCACGCTCTGATTCACACCAACATCCGGGCGTATCAGTGCCACCTGTGCTACAAGAGCTTTGTCCAGAAACAAACGCTCAAGGCTCATATGATCGTCCACTCGGAAATCAAACCCTACAAATGCAAG CTGTGTGGAAAGGAGTTTAACAGAATGCATAATCTCATGGGCCACATGCACTTGCATTCTGACAGCAAACCCTTCAAATGTCTTTACTGCGCCAGCAAGTTCACTCTGAAGGGGAATCTGACCCGCCACATGAAGGTCAAACACGGGATCATGGATCAAGGACTGGACGCCCGAG GCGTCACAGGCGGTTGTGTCTCTCGGCCCCGCTGCGGATTCTGTCCCGCATCCGTCAGGAAGAGCCCTTTGATCTGTCGCAGAAGCCCCACGGGCAGCTTCGACTTTCTCAATCTGATGGCGAGAGTGTCCGCGGCGGGAGCTCCAGTCGAGAGGAAGACGAGGACAGTCTGTACAGAATGA
- the LOC127621415 gene encoding zinc finger protein 366-like isoform X2 gives MIRATRTCNFQVSPSSPEEPTNFKMDSKDSYGKRADDCATRTVDLSLLPYPFPQPVLPQPHRYAPDMIDLNRLRLHRVIGQYDGIQVKQETVKPLPLWPASPRLLVHSPSPYFSPFHPSLVPFPFLLPGSVAHFSRNPFYQSQALRYHRRRGQEGSKYALTSAEKLGLNVHVDDSYYVDVGGGQKRWKCRMCEKSYTSKYNLITHILGHSGIKPHGCTLCGKLFKQLSHLHTHMLTHQGARPHKCQVCHKAFTQTSHLKRHMMQHSDVKPYSCSVCARGFAYPSELRAHELKHERGQENVCVECGLDFPTLAQLKRHLTVHRGPVQYDCSECGKSFQYPSQLQNHMMKHKDIRPFICSECGMEFVQSHHLKQHTLTHKGVKEHKCRICGREFTLLANMKRHALIHTNIRAYQCHLCYKSFVQKQTLKAHMIVHSEIKPYKCKQTLQMSLLRQQVHSEGESDPPHEGQTRDHGSRTGRPRRHRRLCLSAPLRILSRIRQEEPFDLSQKPHGQLRLSQSDGESVRGGSSSREEDEDSLYRMSQYSPDVYNPALEARKADDEDDGEDDEAHEEKKCYVDKEEHQSRSYCESQQSSVSDAELDTH, from the exons ATGATCCGAGCAACCCGAACGTGTAACTTCCAGGTCTCTCCGAGTTCTCCCGAGGAACCAACAAACTTCAAGATGGATTCAAAAGACAGTTACGGCAAGCGGGCAGATGATTGCGCCACCAGAACCGTTGACCTCTCTCTCCTTCCGTACCCTTTCCCTCAACCTGTCCTGCCTCAACCCCACCGCTACGCCCCTGACATGATCGACCTCAACAGACTGCGACTGCATCGTGTTATCGGCCAGTATGATGGCATACAGGTCAAACAGGAGACAGTGAAGCCACTGCCGCTGTGGCCCGCTTCCCCTCGCTTGCTCGTGCACTCCCCATCGCCATACTTTTCCCCGTTCCATCCTAGTTTGGTCCCGTTCCCTTTCCTCCTGCCCGGCTCCGTCGCCCACTTCTCCCGGAACCCTTTCTACCAGAGCCAGGCGTTGAGGTACCATCGTCGCAGAGGTCAAGAGGGCAGCAAATACGCTCTGACCAGTGCTGAGAAACTAGGTTTGAACGTCCACGTAGACGACAGCTACTACGTCGACGTAGGTGGCGGTCAAAAGCGCTGGAAGTGCCGCATGTGCGAAAAGTCGTACACCTCCAAATACAACCTCATTACACACATCCTGGGGCACAGCGGCATCAAACCGCACGGCTGCACCCTCTGCGGGAAGCTCTTCAAACAGCTGAGCCACCTGCACACGCACATGCTCACTCATCAGGGCGCGCGGCCGCACAAATGCCAGGTGTGTCATAAAGCCTTCACGCAGACCAGCCACCTGAAGAGACACATGATGCAGCACAGCGACGTCAAACCGTACAGCTGCAGCGTCTGCGCACGTGGCTTCGCGTACCCCAGCGAGCTGCGCGCCCACGAGCTGAAGCACGAGCGAGGTCAGGAGAACGTCTGCGTGGAATGCGGACTGGACTTCCCGACGCTGGCTCAGCTGAAACGGCACCTGACGGTGCACCGCGGGCCGGTCCAGTACGACTGCAGCGAGTGCGGGAAGAGCTTCCAGTATCCGAGCCAGCTGCAGAATCACATGATGAAACACAAGGACATTCGGCCGTTCATCTGCAGTGAGTGCGGGATGGAGTTTGTCCAATCACATCATCTCAAGcagcacacactgacacacaag GGAGTGAAGGAGCACAAGTGTCGCATCTGCGGCCGTGAGTTTACGCTGCTCGCCAACATGAAACGCCACGCTCTGATTCACACCAACATCCGGGCGTATCAGTGCCACCTGTGCTACAAGAGCTTTGTCCAGAAACAAACGCTCAAGGCTCATATGATCGTCCACTCGGAAATCAAACCCTACAAATGCAAG CAAACCCTTCAAATGTCTTTACTGCGCCAGCAAGTTCACTCTGAAGGGGAATCTGACCCGCCACATGAAGGTCAAACACGGGATCATGGATCAAGGACTGGACGCCCGAG GCGTCACAGGCGGTTGTGTCTCTCGGCCCCGCTGCGGATTCTGTCCCGCATCCGTCAGGAAGAGCCCTTTGATCTGTCGCAGAAGCCCCACGGGCAGCTTCGACTTTCTCAATCTGATGGCGAGAGTGTCCGCGGCGGGAGCTCCAGTCGAGAGGAAGACGAGGACAGTCTGTACAGAATGAGCCAGTACAGTCCTGATGTCTACAACCCAGCGCTGGAGGCCAGAAAGGCTGATGATGAAGATGACGGGGAGGACGATGAGGCCCATGAGGAGAAGAAATGTTACGTTGACAAAGAGGAGCATCAGAGCAGAAGTTACTGTGAGAGTCAACAGAGCTCCGTCTCTGATGCAGAACTCgacacacactga
- the LOC127621415 gene encoding zinc finger protein 366-like isoform X4 produces MIRATRTCNFQVSPSSPEEPTNFKMDSKDSYGKRADDCATRTVDLSLLPYPFPQPVLPQPHRYAPDMIDLNRLRLHRVIGQYDGIQVKQETVKPLPLWPASPRLLVHSPSPYFSPFHPSLVPFPFLLPGSVAHFSRNPFYQSQALRYHRRRGQEGSKYALTSAEKLGLNVHVDDSYYVDVGGGQKRWKCRMCEKSYTSKYNLITHILGHSGIKPHGCTLCGKLFKQLSHLHTHMLTHQGARPHKCQVCHKAFTQTSHLKRHMMQHSDVKPYSCSVCARGFAYPSELRAHELKHERGQENVCVECGLDFPTLAQLKRHLTVHRGPVQYDCSECGKSFQYPSQLQNHMMKHKDIRPFICSECGMEFVQSHHLKQHTLTHKGVKEHKCRICGREFTLLANMKRHALIHTNIRAYQCHLCYKSFVQKQTLKAHMIVHSEIKPYKCKQTLQMSLLRQQVHSEGESDPPHEGQTRDHGSRTGRPSVQASQAVVSLGPAADSVPHPSGRAL; encoded by the exons ATGATCCGAGCAACCCGAACGTGTAACTTCCAGGTCTCTCCGAGTTCTCCCGAGGAACCAACAAACTTCAAGATGGATTCAAAAGACAGTTACGGCAAGCGGGCAGATGATTGCGCCACCAGAACCGTTGACCTCTCTCTCCTTCCGTACCCTTTCCCTCAACCTGTCCTGCCTCAACCCCACCGCTACGCCCCTGACATGATCGACCTCAACAGACTGCGACTGCATCGTGTTATCGGCCAGTATGATGGCATACAGGTCAAACAGGAGACAGTGAAGCCACTGCCGCTGTGGCCCGCTTCCCCTCGCTTGCTCGTGCACTCCCCATCGCCATACTTTTCCCCGTTCCATCCTAGTTTGGTCCCGTTCCCTTTCCTCCTGCCCGGCTCCGTCGCCCACTTCTCCCGGAACCCTTTCTACCAGAGCCAGGCGTTGAGGTACCATCGTCGCAGAGGTCAAGAGGGCAGCAAATACGCTCTGACCAGTGCTGAGAAACTAGGTTTGAACGTCCACGTAGACGACAGCTACTACGTCGACGTAGGTGGCGGTCAAAAGCGCTGGAAGTGCCGCATGTGCGAAAAGTCGTACACCTCCAAATACAACCTCATTACACACATCCTGGGGCACAGCGGCATCAAACCGCACGGCTGCACCCTCTGCGGGAAGCTCTTCAAACAGCTGAGCCACCTGCACACGCACATGCTCACTCATCAGGGCGCGCGGCCGCACAAATGCCAGGTGTGTCATAAAGCCTTCACGCAGACCAGCCACCTGAAGAGACACATGATGCAGCACAGCGACGTCAAACCGTACAGCTGCAGCGTCTGCGCACGTGGCTTCGCGTACCCCAGCGAGCTGCGCGCCCACGAGCTGAAGCACGAGCGAGGTCAGGAGAACGTCTGCGTGGAATGCGGACTGGACTTCCCGACGCTGGCTCAGCTGAAACGGCACCTGACGGTGCACCGCGGGCCGGTCCAGTACGACTGCAGCGAGTGCGGGAAGAGCTTCCAGTATCCGAGCCAGCTGCAGAATCACATGATGAAACACAAGGACATTCGGCCGTTCATCTGCAGTGAGTGCGGGATGGAGTTTGTCCAATCACATCATCTCAAGcagcacacactgacacacaag GGAGTGAAGGAGCACAAGTGTCGCATCTGCGGCCGTGAGTTTACGCTGCTCGCCAACATGAAACGCCACGCTCTGATTCACACCAACATCCGGGCGTATCAGTGCCACCTGTGCTACAAGAGCTTTGTCCAGAAACAAACGCTCAAGGCTCATATGATCGTCCACTCGGAAATCAAACCCTACAAATGCAAG CAAACCCTTCAAATGTCTTTACTGCGCCAGCAAGTTCACTCTGAAGGGGAATCTGACCCGCCACATGAAGGTCAAACACGGGATCATGGATCAAGGACTGGACGCCCGAG TGTTCAGGCGTCACAGGCGGTTGTGTCTCTCGGCCCCGCTGCGGATTCTGTCCCGCATCCGTCAGGAAGAGCCCTTTGA